A genomic window from Tolypothrix sp. PCC 7910 includes:
- the grxC gene encoding glutaredoxin 3, with protein sequence MAAKVEIYTWRTCPFCIRAKNLLNTKGVNFIEYSIDGDEDARDKMSQRANGRRSLPQIFINDNHVGGCDDIHALDRQGKLDELLAASL encoded by the coding sequence ATGGCTGCTAAAGTAGAAATTTATACCTGGAGAACTTGCCCATTTTGTATCCGTGCCAAAAACTTGCTGAATACAAAGGGGGTGAATTTTATTGAATACAGCATCGACGGAGATGAGGATGCAAGAGATAAAATGTCACAAAGAGCAAATGGACGACGCTCTTTGCCACAAATTTTTATCAATGATAATCATGTTGGTGGTTGCGACGATATTCACGCGTTAGACAGGCAAGGAAAGTTAGATGAGTTACTTGCTGCTAGCCTCTAG
- the hflX gene encoding GTPase HflX produces METIYGNLQGLKSSQLKQLQRLYHQRIPGDSISTSDFSQRLAAISTELNQPICAYLNRRGQVIRVGVGTPRQTQIPPLELPRYGAERLSGIRCIATHLKPEPPNEAALTAMALQRLDVLVVLNITGTGFTRRGGGAAGYVKEAYLAHLTPQDARTLITSPALLKNGSNNIQSPSWSVSAPLSLEELAQQDFIDLVENLEAEFQREFVAQEVDVDHDRVLIVGVMTDEITPLQFQDTLAELARLVDTAGGDVLQTVQQKRSRIHPQTVVGEGKVQEVALTAQTLGANLVVFDRDLSPAQVRNLEAQIGVRVVDRTEVILDIFAQRAQSGAGKLQVELAQLEYMLPRLTGRGQAMSRLGGGIGTRGPGETKLETERRAIQRRISRLQQEVNQLQAHRSRLRQRRQHREVPSVALVGYTNAGKSTLLNALTNAEVYTADQLFATLDPTTRRLVISDAETGATQEILLTDTVGFIHELPASLMDAFRATLEEVTEADALLHLVDLSHPAWLSHIRSVREILAQMPVTPGPALVAFNKIDQVSSETLALAREEFPLAVFISASQRLGLETLRHRLTQLIQYAVDSR; encoded by the coding sequence ATAGAGACTATCTACGGAAATCTCCAAGGTTTAAAGTCCAGCCAGCTAAAACAACTACAGCGGCTGTATCACCAACGCATACCGGGCGATAGCATTAGTACGTCCGATTTTTCTCAGCGTCTGGCAGCAATCAGTACAGAACTCAATCAGCCTATATGTGCCTACCTCAACCGTCGTGGACAAGTGATTCGTGTGGGGGTAGGCACACCGCGTCAAACACAAATCCCACCGCTAGAATTGCCCCGTTATGGTGCAGAACGACTTAGCGGTATTCGTTGTATAGCCACTCATTTGAAGCCAGAACCGCCTAATGAGGCGGCACTGACAGCTATGGCCCTACAACGCCTAGATGTCCTAGTTGTGCTTAATATTACTGGAACAGGGTTTACACGCCGAGGCGGTGGTGCTGCTGGATATGTAAAAGAAGCTTATTTAGCTCACTTGACACCCCAAGATGCTCGCACTCTCATTACTAGCCCTGCTCTATTAAAAAATGGGTCTAACAATATTCAATCTCCAAGCTGGAGTGTATCAGCACCTCTGAGTTTGGAGGAATTGGCACAGCAAGACTTTATTGATTTAGTAGAAAATCTAGAAGCAGAATTCCAGCGAGAATTTGTTGCCCAGGAAGTAGATGTTGACCACGATCGCGTGCTAATTGTGGGAGTAATGACTGATGAAATAACTCCACTACAGTTCCAAGACACCTTGGCAGAATTGGCACGCTTGGTAGATACAGCTGGGGGCGATGTACTACAGACAGTACAACAAAAGCGATCGCGTATTCATCCCCAAACAGTAGTTGGTGAAGGTAAAGTTCAAGAAGTTGCCTTAACTGCCCAAACGTTAGGGGCAAATCTAGTTGTATTTGACCGCGACCTTTCACCGGCCCAAGTCCGTAACCTAGAAGCCCAAATTGGTGTCCGGGTAGTAGACCGCACCGAAGTAATTTTAGATATCTTTGCTCAACGGGCTCAGTCTGGTGCTGGTAAGTTACAAGTAGAACTGGCACAACTTGAGTATATGCTGCCGCGGCTAACTGGTAGAGGTCAGGCGATGTCTCGATTAGGCGGTGGTATTGGGACTCGGGGCCCTGGTGAAACCAAACTAGAAACTGAACGTCGTGCCATTCAAAGACGTATTTCTCGCTTGCAACAAGAAGTTAACCAATTGCAAGCACATCGTTCCCGATTACGCCAGCGCCGACAACATCGGGAAGTTCCCTCAGTGGCTTTGGTTGGTTATACCAACGCTGGCAAATCTACTTTGCTCAATGCCCTGACTAACGCCGAAGTTTATACAGCCGATCAATTATTTGCTACTCTTGACCCTACCACGCGTCGTTTAGTAATTTCTGATGCTGAGACGGGTGCAACCCAAGAGATTCTGCTGACAGATACTGTAGGGTTTATACATGAATTGCCTGCCTCCTTAATGGATGCCTTCCGCGCTACCTTAGAGGAAGTCACAGAAGCTGATGCTTTACTGCATTTGGTAGATTTGTCTCATCCAGCTTGGTTGAGCCATATTCGCTCAGTTAGAGAAATCCTCGCCCAAATGCCAGTGACTCCAGGCCCAGCATTAGTGGCTTTTAACAAAATCGATCAAGTTAGTAGCGAAACCCTCGCTTTAGCACGGGAAGAGTTTCCCCTAGCTGTATTTATTTCTGCTAGTCAGCGCTTGGGACTAGAAACCCTACGCCATCGATTAACGCAGCTAATTCAATACGCTGTTGACTCTCGGTAA
- a CDS encoding DDE transposase family protein, with protein sequence MTDSTENWYVVKRPAGHCDIVSNLDVEKTHPDITEQWGPFNSQGDAIARRIGLIRSGKCQPQ encoded by the coding sequence ATGACTGACTCAACAGAAAATTGGTATGTAGTTAAGCGTCCTGCTGGTCATTGCGATATAGTATCCAACTTAGATGTAGAGAAAACTCATCCAGACATCACCGAACAGTGGGGCCCGTTTAATTCCCAAGGTGATGCGATCGCACGTCGTATAGGATTAATTAGATCTGGCAAATGCCAACCCCAATAA
- a CDS encoding exosortase-dependent surface protein XDP2 translates to MKIHSIPIFVFLSFGTLLAFSPAVKAATFQSNFTTALTGTDASKGDILLNSITQNGIKFSNFNFVTSASILENDVYTGGNTGAASTDKGDKANSPFLTQEDLKAGNASDGAKVAAFLGNNNLNNIIDTEDTGKFKINLKFASNITQDNTGLDNLFFWERGKNSKLTIQALDANNTIIGRAITLDSATFGDAGFKIDTMEIGGEQQVGSWGVKLQELGVSSLSGLQLTADKSFNGPDFKLLARSSQISSEKVPEPSTTASLGFLAVIAAGLLRNKPKFLV, encoded by the coding sequence ATGAAAATTCACTCCATTCCCATTTTTGTATTTCTATCTTTTGGAACCTTATTAGCTTTTTCTCCTGCTGTTAAGGCTGCTACTTTTCAGAGTAATTTCACTACAGCACTCACAGGTACAGATGCTTCTAAAGGTGATATTCTGCTAAATTCTATTACTCAAAATGGAATTAAATTTAGCAACTTCAATTTTGTCACTAGTGCTAGCATATTAGAGAACGATGTCTACACTGGAGGTAATACAGGTGCAGCTAGTACAGATAAAGGCGATAAAGCTAATTCTCCTTTTCTTACTCAAGAAGACTTGAAGGCTGGGAATGCAAGTGATGGAGCTAAAGTTGCTGCTTTCTTAGGTAACAACAATTTAAACAATATCATTGATACCGAAGACACTGGTAAGTTCAAAATCAACTTAAAGTTTGCTTCTAATATCACCCAAGACAATACTGGACTAGACAACTTGTTTTTTTGGGAAAGAGGTAAGAACAGTAAATTAACAATTCAAGCACTTGATGCTAATAACACAATAATTGGTAGAGCAATCACATTAGATTCAGCCACTTTTGGCGATGCAGGCTTCAAAATCGACACGATGGAAATTGGAGGGGAGCAACAAGTAGGTTCATGGGGAGTCAAACTGCAAGAATTAGGAGTTAGTTCTCTGAGTGGTCTTCAACTAACAGCAGATAAAAGTTTTAACGGTCCTGATTTTAAATTATTGGCCAGAAGCAGCCAAATCTCATCTGAAAAAGTACCTGAACCTAGTACAACAGCATCTCTTGGGTTCTTGGCAGTGATTGCCGCAGGATTACTGAGAAATAAACCGAAGTTTTTGGTTTAA
- a CDS encoding cell division protein FtsQ/DivIB: MADLVSLSRADLAQRRKRLRRKQQMKIIQAIWRTFAISTLAGCLLWVATQPIWVLNAPNQIVVKSGNELLPEETVKSLLVLSYPQSLWRIQPSAIAESLKRQPTIAQASVSRRLFPPGLIVDITERVPVAIVQTPTGGKSEGVNKSEGVNKQASVGLIDANGVLIPLDKYTSLNPTRKLPNLKVIGLPEQYLPYWTQLYLSVNQSLVKIQEINCQDPTNLILKTELGNVYLGPPSPQLSEQIKILAQMRHLSSKLNSSQIEYIDLQNPEAPLVQLNQKNQKINVRNP; encoded by the coding sequence ATGGCTGACCTAGTATCACTTTCCCGTGCAGATTTAGCCCAGCGCCGTAAAAGATTACGGCGCAAGCAGCAAATGAAAATTATTCAGGCAATTTGGCGAACTTTCGCCATTAGCACTTTGGCAGGTTGTTTGCTGTGGGTAGCAACCCAACCTATTTGGGTACTAAATGCACCTAACCAAATTGTCGTGAAATCAGGTAATGAATTACTCCCAGAAGAAACGGTTAAGTCTCTGTTGGTATTATCTTATCCCCAATCTTTATGGCGGATTCAACCGTCAGCGATCGCCGAATCTTTAAAGCGACAACCCACTATTGCACAAGCCAGCGTCAGTCGTCGTCTATTCCCTCCGGGGTTGATCGTCGACATCACTGAACGAGTACCCGTAGCTATAGTACAAACACCCACAGGTGGAAAGTCTGAAGGTGTTAATAAGTCTGAAGGTGTTAATAAGCAAGCATCTGTTGGCTTAATAGATGCTAATGGAGTTTTGATACCTTTAGACAAATACACATCACTTAATCCCACAAGAAAATTACCCAATCTCAAGGTGATTGGGTTACCTGAACAATATCTTCCTTATTGGACTCAACTGTATCTATCTGTGAACCAAAGTTTGGTGAAAATCCAAGAAATTAATTGTCAAGATCCAACAAATCTAATTTTAAAAACAGAGCTTGGTAATGTGTATCTCGGCCCACCAAGTCCTCAGCTATCTGAACAGATTAAGATCCTTGCTCAAATGCGCCATTTATCTAGCAAGTTAAATTCAAGTCAAATAGAATACATTGATCTCCAAAACCCTGAAGCTCCATTAGTACAGTTGAACCAAAAAAACCAGAAAATTAATGTTCGTAATCCTTAG
- the ftsZ gene encoding cell division protein FtsZ has protein sequence MTLDNNQGLTYKNSQSVGQSGFSLAVNSTNPFNHSGLNFSQNNDGKKITVESNRIGEIVPGRVANIKVIGVGGGGGNAVNRMIESDVSGVEFWSINTDAQALTLAGAPSRLQIGQKLTRGLGAGGNPAIGQKAAEESRDEIATALEGADLVFITAGMGGGTGTGAAPIVAEVAKEMGALTVGVVTRPFVFEGRRRTSQAEQGIEGLKSRVDTLIIIPNNKLLEVIPEQTPVQEAFRYADDVLRQGVQGISDIITIPGLVNVDFADVRAVMADAGSALMGIGVSSGKSRAREAAIAAISSPLLECSIEGARGVVFNITGGSDLTLHEVNAAAETIYEVVDPNANIIFGAVIDDRLQGEVRITVIATGFTGEPQAAPQQNAANTRVTTPPPRRPVSPQPTANPTPPTPITEPKDKPILDIPDFLQRRRNPPKN, from the coding sequence ATGACACTTGATAATAACCAAGGACTTACCTATAAAAACTCCCAGTCTGTGGGACAGTCAGGGTTCTCACTGGCTGTGAACTCAACCAATCCTTTTAATCACTCTGGGCTGAACTTCAGTCAAAATAATGACGGTAAGAAGATTACTGTTGAAAGCAACCGCATCGGCGAGATTGTTCCTGGTAGGGTTGCCAACATCAAAGTGATTGGTGTAGGTGGTGGCGGTGGTAATGCTGTCAACCGTATGATTGAGTCGGATGTCAGTGGAGTGGAATTTTGGTCAATTAACACTGATGCCCAAGCTTTAACATTGGCTGGTGCTCCTAGTCGGTTGCAAATAGGACAGAAACTGACACGAGGTTTAGGCGCAGGTGGTAATCCTGCTATTGGTCAAAAGGCAGCTGAGGAATCAAGGGATGAAATTGCCACAGCTTTAGAAGGTGCTGATCTAGTATTTATCACCGCTGGTATGGGAGGAGGCACAGGAACAGGTGCAGCACCAATTGTTGCAGAAGTCGCTAAAGAAATGGGCGCTCTCACGGTTGGTGTCGTAACACGTCCATTTGTCTTTGAGGGTCGCCGTCGTACCAGCCAAGCAGAGCAAGGTATTGAAGGTTTAAAAAGTAGGGTAGACACGTTGATCATTATTCCTAACAATAAATTGTTGGAAGTGATCCCCGAACAAACCCCTGTGCAAGAAGCTTTTCGCTATGCCGATGATGTACTGCGTCAAGGGGTACAAGGCATTTCCGATATCATTACCATCCCAGGCTTGGTCAATGTTGACTTCGCTGATGTGAGAGCAGTGATGGCAGATGCGGGCTCAGCATTGATGGGAATAGGTGTGAGTTCAGGGAAATCGAGAGCCAGAGAAGCTGCGATCGCAGCTATCTCTTCTCCATTACTAGAATGTTCAATTGAAGGCGCTAGAGGAGTTGTCTTTAACATTACTGGTGGTAGCGACCTCACCTTACATGAAGTTAATGCGGCCGCAGAAACTATCTATGAAGTGGTTGATCCCAACGCCAATATTATTTTTGGTGCAGTGATTGATGATCGCCTCCAAGGTGAAGTGCGAATTACTGTAATTGCAACTGGATTTACTGGTGAGCCACAAGCAGCTCCTCAGCAAAATGCCGCTAACACTAGGGTGACAACGCCTCCTCCTAGACGACCAGTATCACCACAACCTACGGCGAATCCTACTCCTCCAACCCCAATTACAGAACCCAAAGACAAACCAATATTAGATATTCCTGATTTTCTCCAAAGGCGACGTAATCCACCCAAAAATTAA
- the ctpC gene encoding carboxyl-terminal processing protease CtpC, with amino-acid sequence MVITKSKLVLGATAVTLSTIAVTSLGIHSRGQALNNSPKELIDEVWQVVQRQYVDGTFNQVDWQAVRKEYLSKSYSSKKEAYKSIREMLKKLDDPYTRFMDPDEFKNMQVDTSGELTGIGITISQDEKTKQLVVIAPIEDTPAFKAGILSKDEILKIDGKSTQGMDTNQAVSLIRGAAGTKVKLTIRRSGQTKDFEITRARIEIHPVKYSQKTSPSGNLGYIRLNQFSANAGKEMQQAIKDLESKKVVGYVLDLRGNPGGLLFSSVEIARMWLDKGTIVSTIDRQGEQEREVANGRALTDKPMVVLVDKGSASASEILSGALQDNKRATLVGTQTFGKGLVQSVRPLEDGSGLAVTIAKYHTPSGKDINKHGIDPDIKVELTDAQKQDLWLRERDKLATLEDPQFAKAVEVLGKQITAKGTTTTSAEKN; translated from the coding sequence ATGGTGATTACAAAAAGTAAGCTGGTTTTGGGTGCTACGGCAGTGACGCTCTCAACTATTGCTGTTACAAGTCTTGGGATTCACTCACGAGGTCAGGCTTTAAATAACAGTCCCAAGGAATTGATAGACGAAGTTTGGCAAGTTGTTCAGCGCCAATACGTAGACGGTACTTTTAATCAAGTAGATTGGCAGGCTGTAAGGAAAGAATATTTAAGTAAGTCTTACAGTAGTAAAAAAGAAGCATATAAGTCCATCCGGGAAATGCTCAAAAAGCTAGATGACCCCTACACCCGGTTTATGGATCCAGATGAATTTAAAAATATGCAAGTCGATACCTCTGGAGAACTCACAGGTATTGGTATCACAATTAGTCAAGACGAAAAAACTAAACAGTTAGTGGTGATTGCGCCTATAGAAGATACTCCGGCTTTTAAAGCGGGGATCTTATCTAAAGATGAAATTCTCAAAATTGATGGTAAAAGTACTCAAGGAATGGATACCAACCAAGCTGTATCCCTAATTCGAGGTGCGGCTGGGACAAAAGTAAAATTAACTATTAGGCGTAGCGGTCAAACTAAAGATTTTGAAATTACACGGGCAAGAATAGAAATTCATCCCGTTAAATATTCACAAAAAACCAGCCCTTCAGGTAACCTTGGTTACATTCGCTTGAACCAGTTCAGTGCTAATGCTGGCAAGGAAATGCAACAAGCTATCAAGGATTTAGAAAGCAAAAAAGTTGTTGGTTACGTTTTAGATTTGCGTGGCAATCCAGGTGGTCTACTATTCTCCAGCGTCGAAATTGCCCGGATGTGGCTAGATAAAGGAACAATTGTTTCTACTATCGATCGCCAAGGAGAACAAGAACGAGAAGTAGCGAATGGACGCGCCTTAACAGATAAGCCGATGGTGGTTTTAGTCGATAAAGGTTCCGCCAGTGCTAGTGAAATTCTCTCAGGTGCCTTACAAGACAACAAACGCGCTACTTTGGTAGGCACGCAAACCTTTGGCAAGGGCTTGGTACAATCGGTACGCCCCCTAGAAGATGGCTCGGGATTAGCAGTAACAATTGCTAAGTACCATACCCCCAGCGGTAAAGATATTAACAAACATGGCATTGATCCTGATATTAAGGTTGAATTGACTGATGCTCAAAAACAAGATTTATGGCTACGCGAACGTGACAAACTCGCAACCTTAGAAGATCCGCAATTTGCTAAAGCAGTAGAAGTCTTAGGCAAACAAATTACGGCTAAAGGTACCACAACCACAAGTGCTGAGAAAAATTAA
- a CDS encoding ATP-binding protein, which translates to MRTTLNLSRFYKACNPSYTLNMSEVLDKQYYIDFSDVRGCKIVEELQRTITRISPDEPTCQLFTGHIGCGKSTELQRLKAELDAAGFHVVYFESSQDLDMADIDVSDILLSVARQVSVSLEGIGIKFRPGYFSNLFKEIGDFLQTPIELSGQAELSLGIAKITAKTKDSAQTRNQLRQYLEPRTNSILQAINEEILDKAVEQLKQRGQKGLVVIVDNLDRVDMRPVASGRTQPEYLFIDRGEQLRRLKCHLVYTIPLALIFSNEYETLKNRLGGGIAPKVLPMVLVRKRDGSDFEPGMSLLRQLVLARAFPEVKWDERPLLITDLFDHPETLDRICRVSGGHIRNLLGLLYSCLQRQDPPFSRECLEAVIKDYRDDLLLAIDEHQWKLLFEVVQQQSVKGESDYQSLLRSMYLFEYRDPQGRWFGISPALAETEKVLIWQQNK; encoded by the coding sequence ATGAGAACAACATTAAATTTGTCACGTTTTTATAAAGCGTGTAACCCAAGCTACACATTAAATATGAGCGAAGTACTGGATAAGCAGTACTATATAGATTTCTCTGATGTACGTGGTTGCAAAATTGTTGAAGAACTACAACGTACTATTACTCGAATTTCTCCAGATGAGCCAACTTGCCAGTTATTTACAGGTCATATTGGTTGTGGTAAATCCACAGAGTTACAACGCCTGAAAGCAGAGCTAGACGCAGCAGGATTTCATGTGGTTTATTTTGAGTCCAGTCAGGACTTAGATATGGCGGACATAGATGTTAGCGATATTTTGCTGAGTGTAGCCCGTCAAGTCAGTGTTAGTTTGGAAGGAATTGGAATTAAATTTAGACCAGGTTACTTTAGTAATTTATTTAAAGAAATAGGGGATTTTTTGCAGACCCCTATAGAGTTATCTGGGCAAGCAGAATTATCCTTGGGTATTGCCAAAATTACTGCTAAAACCAAAGATAGTGCCCAGACACGTAATCAATTAAGGCAATACCTGGAGCCACGTACTAACAGTATTTTACAAGCAATTAACGAGGAGATACTAGACAAAGCTGTTGAACAGCTTAAGCAACGCGGTCAAAAAGGATTAGTAGTGATCGTAGATAACTTAGATCGAGTTGATATGCGTCCAGTTGCTTCTGGACGTACCCAACCAGAATATCTTTTCATTGACAGAGGTGAGCAGTTACGTCGGCTGAAATGCCACTTAGTCTACACCATTCCCCTAGCCTTAATTTTTTCTAATGAGTATGAGACTTTAAAAAATCGCTTAGGAGGGGGAATTGCACCTAAAGTATTACCGATGGTTTTAGTGCGGAAAAGGGATGGTAGCGACTTTGAGCCAGGAATGTCACTATTGCGCCAGTTAGTACTAGCACGAGCTTTCCCAGAAGTTAAGTGGGATGAAAGACCTTTATTAATCACAGATTTATTTGATCACCCCGAGACATTAGATCGAATTTGCCGTGTTAGTGGTGGTCACATCCGTAATTTATTGGGACTACTTTATAGTTGCTTGCAACGCCAAGATCCACCCTTTTCCAGAGAATGTTTAGAAGCTGTAATTAAAGATTACCGGGACGACCTGTTATTAGCTATTGATGAACATCAATGGAAATTACTATTTGAAGTAGTACAACAGCAAAGCGTCAAAGGTGAATCTGACTATCAAAGCTTACTACGAAGTATGTATCTGTTTGAATACCGCGATCCCCAAGGTCGGTGGTTTGGAATTAGTCCAGCATTAGCAGAAACA
- the gshB gene encoding glutathione synthase: MKLAFIIDPIHQLDPCHDTSVAMMEAAQILGHEVWITQANLLSVVEGKAWAILQRVELIPVELIDGRYFAANPWYKLSSGQRAFACLETMDAVLMRTDPPVNDAYLFATYVLDYIDQNKTLVINSPNGIRGANEKMYALQFTNVIPETIVSADKQVIREFVEAKGAAVLKPLGNKAGEGILFLQSGDRNFNSIVELSTFQGRVPVMVQTYLPEAKEGDKRIILLNGEPIGALNRLSSGSDFRNNMAAGGTVAPTKITSREHEICTQVAEKLRQDGLIFVGIDVIGGYLTEVNVTSPTGIREIDRLDNTNLGRDVIQWIEQTIKSKKEK; encoded by the coding sequence GTGAAACTAGCTTTTATTATTGATCCCATCCATCAGCTTGATCCATGTCATGACACCAGTGTTGCCATGATGGAAGCAGCACAAATCCTCGGACACGAAGTATGGATAACACAGGCAAATCTGTTGAGTGTCGTAGAAGGTAAAGCTTGGGCTATCTTACAACGGGTAGAACTAATACCAGTCGAGTTAATAGATGGACGTTATTTTGCAGCTAATCCTTGGTACAAGTTGAGCTCAGGCCAACGGGCTTTTGCTTGCTTAGAAACAATGGATGCTGTATTGATGCGAACAGATCCACCAGTAAATGATGCTTACCTTTTTGCCACTTACGTTCTGGATTATATTGACCAAAACAAAACCCTAGTAATTAATAGTCCCAATGGTATTCGAGGAGCAAACGAAAAAATGTATGCTCTTCAGTTTACCAATGTTATTCCAGAAACGATTGTTAGTGCTGATAAGCAAGTAATTCGAGAATTTGTAGAGGCAAAAGGAGCTGCTGTTCTCAAGCCACTGGGTAACAAAGCTGGGGAAGGGATTTTATTTTTACAATCAGGCGATCGCAACTTCAACTCCATTGTTGAACTAAGTACTTTTCAAGGTCGAGTGCCTGTTATGGTACAAACCTACCTACCAGAGGCTAAAGAGGGAGATAAGAGAATTATTTTACTCAATGGAGAACCAATAGGTGCGCTGAATCGGCTTTCTAGTGGCAGCGACTTTCGCAATAATATGGCAGCAGGCGGGACAGTTGCTCCAACTAAAATTACCTCAAGAGAGCATGAAATCTGTACCCAAGTAGCGGAAAAATTACGCCAAGACGGGTTAATTTTTGTAGGGATTGATGTTATTGGTGGTTACCTTACCGAAGTTAACGTTACTAGCCCAACGGGCATTCGTGAAATTGACAGATTAGATAACACCAACCTAGGGCGTGATGTTATTCAATGGATTGAGCAGACTATAAAAAGTAAAAAAGAAAAATAA
- the ispG gene encoding (E)-4-hydroxy-3-methylbut-2-enyl-diphosphate synthase — translation MQTLPTVTTVNTTSSEPNFDTTIKRRKTRPVKVGDVIVGGGYPVVVQSMINEDTLDIDGSVAAIRRLHEIGCEIVRVTVPSMAHAKALAEIKQKLIKTYRDVPIVADVHHNGMKIALEVAKHIEKVRINPGLYVFEKPNTNRGEYTKAEFDEIGDKIRETLEPLVVSLRDQGKAMRIGVNHGSLAERMLFTYGDTPEGMVESALEFIRICESLNFHNLVISMKASRVPVMVAAYRLMAKRMDELGMDYPLHLGVTEAGDGEYGRIKSTAGIATLLADGIGDTIRVSLTESPEKEIPVCYSILQALGLRKTMVEYVACPSCGRTLFNLEEVLHKVREATKHLTGLDIAVMGCIVNGPGEMADADYGYVGKTPGYISLYRGREEIKKVPEDQGVEELINLIKSDGRWVDP, via the coding sequence ATGCAAACTCTGCCCACAGTTACAACTGTAAACACCACATCTAGCGAACCTAACTTTGATACCACAATTAAGCGGCGTAAAACTCGTCCGGTAAAGGTGGGGGATGTTATCGTTGGGGGTGGCTACCCTGTGGTAGTACAGTCGATGATCAATGAAGATACCCTAGATATCGATGGTTCCGTAGCAGCTATTCGTCGTTTGCACGAAATTGGTTGCGAAATTGTCCGCGTTACTGTGCCTAGTATGGCTCATGCCAAAGCTTTAGCGGAAATTAAGCAAAAACTCATTAAAACATACCGGGATGTACCCATAGTGGCTGATGTACATCACAACGGTATGAAAATTGCTTTGGAAGTTGCTAAGCACATAGAAAAAGTACGGATTAATCCCGGTTTATATGTGTTTGAAAAGCCAAATACTAATAGAGGCGAATACACCAAAGCAGAGTTTGATGAAATTGGTGACAAAATCCGTGAAACCCTAGAACCTTTGGTGGTTTCTTTAAGAGATCAAGGAAAAGCTATGCGAATAGGGGTAAATCATGGTTCTCTCGCTGAGAGAATGCTATTTACCTATGGCGATACCCCAGAGGGGATGGTGGAATCAGCTTTAGAATTCATCCGTATTTGTGAATCTCTCAACTTCCACAATTTAGTAATTTCCATGAAGGCTTCGCGCGTACCAGTCATGGTAGCTGCCTATCGTCTCATGGCCAAGCGCATGGATGAGCTAGGTATGGATTATCCCTTGCATTTAGGTGTCACCGAAGCTGGGGATGGTGAATACGGACGAATCAAGTCTACAGCAGGTATTGCCACATTACTGGCTGATGGCATTGGCGACACAATTCGCGTCTCACTCACAGAATCACCAGAGAAGGAAATTCCGGTCTGCTATAGCATACTGCAAGCCTTAGGCCTGCGAAAAACTATGGTAGAGTACGTAGCCTGCCCTTCTTGTGGACGTACCTTATTTAACTTGGAAGAAGTCCTGCACAAAGTTCGAGAAGCAACCAAACACTTAACCGGTTTAGACATTGCAGTGATGGGTTGTATTGTCAACGGCCCCGGTGAAATGGCAGATGCAGACTATGGCTATGTAGGCAAGACTCCTGGTTATATTTCTTTATATCGTGGCAGAGAAGAAATCAAAAAAGTCCCAGAAGATCAGGGAGTAGAGGAATTAATTAACCTCATCAAATCCGATGGGCGTTGGGTAGATCCTTAA